The following DNA comes from Longimicrobiaceae bacterium.
CCGTTGCCGCCCGGGGCGGCCACGTGGACGTAGGCGCGCCCGTAGTTGCTGTAGCTGGCCTTGGCATCGATGTTCTGCCAGGGGCCGTTCACCGCGGTGCGGGAGGTCGGGCCCGTCGCGGAGATGCAGGCCACCGTCGAGGCCGTGCAGTAGACCTTGATGGCGTTGCCCAGCTTGTCCAGGTCCATGTTCTCGTTGCCGGCCGCCACGATCACGGTCACGCCCCTGGAGTGCGCGTACGTCATGACGCGGTTGATCATCTCGTTGAACGCTGCGTTGTCGCGGCGCGGCAGCGCCACGGGGATCCCCAGGCTCATGTTGATCACGTCCAGGCCGACGTCGGCCGCGTACTCGATCGCGTTGAGCGTGCCGAACGTGCTGCCGCTTCCGTTGCGGTTCAGGACCTTCAGGCCGACGAGCGTGACGTTGGAGGTGACGCCCGCAGCCGCGACGGCGTTGCTGGCGACGGTCGCCGCGACGTGGGTGCCGTGGTAGTGGAGGTCGGCTACCTCGTGCGCGCCCGGGAAGAGCTGCTGGACGACAGCGTTCTCCGACGGGATGAAGGACTTCGAGAGCGAGAGGTCGACCAGGCCGGCCAGGTCCGCGTGCCGGTAGTCGATCCCGGTGTCCAGGATCCCCACCTTGACCTTACGCGAGCCCAGGCGGCCCGCCGCCCACGCCCGGTCCGCGCCGATCTGGCGCAGGTGCCACTGGCGGGGGTAGAAGCTCGCGGTGGTGGGGTTGCCGGGGCTCGCCGGCTCCGACAGCACCTCGTCCTCGATGGCGTCGAGGATCATCTCGCCCACGGGCGCGTCCAGGACCACCTGGATCTCGGGGTTCCAGTGGGCCACGTCGGCCGCCGCGCCCAGGCTCTCCGCGGCCTCGGGGCTGAGGCCCTGCGTGGCGGCGATGCCGAGCTGCGCGAACGCCTTCTCGATCGTCCCCCCGGCGGCGGCCACGCGGGCCCCGAAGTCGGCGGGGATGCTCCTTGTCGTGAAGACGAAGAGGTGGCGGCCTGCCTCCGGCGAGCCGGCGCTGAACACCGCGTCGGCGGGAGCGTGCGTGGCCGCCGGGGCGGTGACGTCGTCCGCGCAGGCCGACAGCGCGACGGTGCCGGCCAGGAGGAAGGAGGCGAGACGGAAGTGATGCATTGCGTGTCTCCGCTGAGGCGGGGTGGAGCCGGCGCGGGCGCCGGCAGCGTTCCCTCGGCAGCTGGACTATCTCGGATCCTACCGAGATCCCCGGCTTTGCGGACCGGCCTCGCGACCGGGGTGCCTTTCGGCCAAGGAGGATGGGACGACCTCCGAACCGGACTGGCGAGCGGGGCGGAGCGCGGGCGAGCCGGCGCCAGGCGCCGGCTCAGAAGCCGTGGCTCTGCCTTTTTAACGGGAGAAGTACAGCGAGTCCAGGGCGCACGTGGCTCCGGAGCGTGTCCGGCCTTATGCGTGCATTAACCGTACGCCGAGGACGGCCGTTCGTCAAGGGGTGCGAAACGTGCTCAAACGCTTGCGGGGCAAACATCTAGCTGCTTCGTGCCACATCGGCCAAACTCCGGGCGCATCACACACCCGCCAAGCTGGCCCCGGTGTCTCCGGCGCGGCGGCCGATCTCTGCCCACTCGCGCCGGAGGCGCTCCAGCAGGTCGGCGCGGGCCGCATCGCCCGCGGCCAGGCGGCCGTCCGCGTCGCGGAGCACGAACTTCAGGAGGGTGAAGCAGGCGGTGGCCTCGCCTGCGTCGGCCAGGGTGTCCAGCTCGGCGTCGTCGGTGAGCCAGAGCGCGGTGGGGACGGAGCTGGCGCGCCTCGCGAGCTCCTGCAGCCCGGGGCCGGGCCTCAGCCAGGGATGCGTCGCGAAGAGGCTCGACCCGCGGGTGAGCGAGTAGATCAGGGCAGGCGCGAGGCGGTTCTTGAAGGCGTCGTCGGTGAAGGCGGTACCGTACACCAGCTGGCGGACGCGCTTCATGAAGACGCTGGAGGCCAGCGCCACGAGCGACCCCACCCGGACCTCCAGCATGTGCAGGGCCTCGCGGACGGTGAGCCGCTGCAGGTCGGCCCAGGCGTCGCGCACCTGGACCTTTTCCCGCAGCACCTCTCTCGCCTGCCGTACCAGCCCCCGCATCCAGAGCATCCCCCCGGCAACCACCACCGAGAGCAGGAGCGGGACGCCGTAGACGAGGACGCGCCACAGGATGGAGCGGTCCGGGTCCGTCCACGCCGCGAAGGCCACCGCCCCCGCCGACAGCACCGCGGCGATGAAGACGAGCCACCCCGCCACGCGCGCGGCTCCCAGCGTCAGGAAGCCGCGGCGGCCGGCCGGAGGCGGCGGGTAGAGGTCCGGGTCCGGGGGGCTGGTGTCGCACACCAGCAGCAGCGGCGCGTCCGCGGCCTCGCGGTAGGAGAGGAGCACGCTCCCCACGCCCTGGTTGTCGTAGACGCCGCCGTCCATCAGCGGCAGCCCGGCTTTCCACGCGCCCTCCGGCCACCCGGCCCTCGCCAGCGCGGTCTGCACCTCGGGGAGGGGAAAGTCTGCCGGCCAGCGGAACTGCTGCGGAAAGACGAAGGGCTCGAAGGCGCTGGGAAAGCACGACGATGCGGCGACCACGTCCGCCAGGCGGGCCCGCGCCGCCGCTTCGCGCGGGACGGGGAAGTTGCCGTTGCCGATCATGGCGCGCGGGTTGGCGCTGCGGCGGAAGCGGAAGTCCACCCCGCTGCGGAACTCGGTGCTGTTGAAGATCACCTCGTCCAGGGGGAGGGCGGGGCTCTCCAGCACCTCTCCCAGGCGGCGCTCCCCCAGGAAGTCCGGGGAGGCGTACACGCCGGCCGCCGCGCGGATCAGCGAGGGGGACGACGGGTGCCCGTGACCGCGGGAGGAGGCCAGCCCCGCCAGCGCGTCGCGGATCACGTTGGTGCGCCGCAGGAACGCGGCGAAGCCCGCCGCGAAGTCCCCGAAGGACTTTCCGTCCAGCAGGCTCTTCACCCACGCAGCGCCGAAGATGGTGCCCCCCGACACGGTGGAGAGCGCCACCACGTCGCCCAGCAGCCCCACGCGCTCCAGCAGGCGCAGCACCCCCAGGTGGAACCCCGCGGCGCGGTACCCTCCGCCCGAGAGCGCCAGGGCGATGGCGCCAAGCGTGCCGTGGGCGCGGCGGGGGGCTCCGGCGGGCTCGGGGAGGCCTGCCGGGGGGGTGGCATCGGCGTTCGCGGGCCCGGCGGCCGCGACGAGGGGCTGGACGCTCATGGTTTTCTGCGGGAGGGAGGTGGGGAAGGTCCGACGCCCCCAAGATGCTGCCGGGTGGCGTTTCCCGCCAGATTTCCCGCTGATCGGTGCGCGGGGAGAAAAGAACGAGGGGGAGGCCGCGTGGCCTCCCCCTCGTCGTGCCCGGGCGGATGCAGCTCCGGGCTCAGCGGATCCGCGACGGATCGGCCCCCTCGCTGATCACCTGGATGGCGCCGTGGCTGTGTCCCGGTCCGAAGCGGTAGTTGGCCGCGGCGGCGTTGAAGAAGCGGATGGTACCCACGTCGGCGGCGGCCACCTGCTGGAGGGCAGCGGGCGGCCCGAGCCGGGCGTTGTTGAGGTACACCACGAGGTTGTCGTCGTCATCGCGGCGCAGGCTCTGGCTCCCGCGCGTCCGCAGCCACGCGGGACGCAGCGACCGGACGATCTCCAGGGCGTTGGCGGCCCCGGTGGCGACGATTTCCTCGTGCGTGATCACGTTGGAGCTGCTGCCGCGGGCCGCGCTGGCGTTCGCGGGCCGGGCGACGTTGCCGGGCGAGGAGGCGCAGGCGGTGGCGGCGAGCGCCAGACCCAGGACGAGGGCGCGGGAGAGCGGGTTCATGGTCGGGTCGGGATCGGGAGTGGGGCTCCGCGGAAAAGATGGTGCGCGGAGCGTCGGCAGGTGCTCCGGAAGCTACGCCGGACCCTTCGGGCTTTCAAGAGCGGCAGCAGGCACGAGCGCGCGGTGTACGACTCGCGCGATCATCGCATGTGAAGTGGGGGAGCACGGGTTCTTTCCCCGCCCGCCCCCGCGTCCTATATTCCC
Coding sequences within:
- a CDS encoding S8 family serine peptidase, whose product is MHHFRLASFLLAGTVALSACADDVTAPAATHAPADAVFSAGSPEAGRHLFVFTTRSIPADFGARVAAAGGTIEKAFAQLGIAATQGLSPEAAESLGAAADVAHWNPEIQVVLDAPVGEMILDAIEDEVLSEPASPGNPTTASFYPRQWHLRQIGADRAWAAGRLGSRKVKVGILDTGIDYRHADLAGLVDLSLSKSFIPSENAVVQQLFPGAHEVADLHYHGTHVAATVASNAVAAAGVTSNVTLVGLKVLNRNGSGSTFGTLNAIEYAADVGLDVINMSLGIPVALPRRDNAAFNEMINRVMTYAHSRGVTVIVAAGNENMDLDKLGNAIKVYCTASTVACISATGPTSRTAVNGPWQNIDAKASYSNYGRAYVHVAAPGGNGSSSVTAACSGFSLNVPVCRTGTFVVGLNGTSMASPHAAGLAALMVERYGRKPSEVKEALAKFSDDLGPLGNDPVYGKGRINVAKALGL
- a CDS encoding patatin-like phospholipase family protein, with translation MSVQPLVAAAGPANADATPPAGLPEPAGAPRRAHGTLGAIALALSGGGYRAAGFHLGVLRLLERVGLLGDVVALSTVSGGTIFGAAWVKSLLDGKSFGDFAAGFAAFLRRTNVIRDALAGLASSRGHGHPSSPSLIRAAAGVYASPDFLGERRLGEVLESPALPLDEVIFNSTEFRSGVDFRFRRSANPRAMIGNGNFPVPREAAARARLADVVAASSCFPSAFEPFVFPQQFRWPADFPLPEVQTALARAGWPEGAWKAGLPLMDGGVYDNQGVGSVLLSYREAADAPLLLVCDTSPPDPDLYPPPPAGRRGFLTLGAARVAGWLVFIAAVLSAGAVAFAAWTDPDRSILWRVLVYGVPLLLSVVVAGGMLWMRGLVRQAREVLREKVQVRDAWADLQRLTVREALHMLEVRVGSLVALASSVFMKRVRQLVYGTAFTDDAFKNRLAPALIYSLTRGSSLFATHPWLRPGPGLQELARRASSVPTALWLTDDAELDTLADAGEATACFTLLKFVLRDADGRLAAGDAARADLLERLRREWAEIGRRAGDTGASLAGV